A genomic segment from Myxococcales bacterium encodes:
- a CDS encoding efflux RND transporter periplasmic adaptor subunit, giving the protein MGRLRNPLAAAVVLGALVSGTATCRKKEAPAAETKTKAEADIVLGAGILDAAAIRTGKPRSVAFRTHVTVTGMLEFVPNRVAKVGPIIEGRIVQIRVDPGQRVTPGAILATVDSVEVRRARADYLTSQVKVEFAARERERQRRLADGGLTTGQSVLAAETQTDLALLEKRAAAERLSAVGVRAEDLNAATEGRASRPSTGTALKTPLGGLVLDVNARIGQAVSAADTLFVVGEIDKVWLVVDVYERDLSRVHVGDEARARVVAYPEREFRGTVDYVAGTVDPVRRAVSARVVLDNPDGLLRPGMSATAHVFGSGTIQGGDGGAAPMMIVVPKEAVQTIDGQPFVFLDKGGGKFDLRPVVRGGEVDGDVEIKRGLAADESIAIEGTFVLKSEALRSQMGEND; this is encoded by the coding sequence ATGGGCCGGCTCCGCAATCCGCTTGCTGCCGCGGTGGTCCTTGGCGCCCTGGTTTCGGGCACCGCGACTTGCCGCAAGAAGGAAGCGCCGGCGGCCGAGACGAAGACCAAGGCGGAGGCCGACATCGTGCTCGGGGCCGGGATCCTCGACGCCGCCGCCATTCGCACCGGCAAGCCACGCAGCGTCGCCTTCCGCACGCACGTCACGGTGACGGGCATGCTCGAGTTCGTGCCCAACCGCGTCGCGAAGGTGGGCCCCATCATCGAGGGCCGCATCGTGCAGATCCGCGTCGATCCTGGGCAGCGCGTGACGCCGGGGGCGATTCTCGCGACCGTCGACAGCGTGGAGGTTCGCCGCGCGCGCGCCGACTACCTGACGTCGCAGGTGAAGGTCGAGTTCGCCGCTCGCGAGCGCGAGCGACAAAGGCGCCTCGCCGACGGGGGTCTCACGACGGGCCAATCGGTCTTGGCCGCCGAGACGCAGACGGATCTCGCGCTGCTCGAGAAGCGAGCCGCCGCGGAGCGACTCTCCGCCGTCGGCGTTCGAGCAGAAGATCTCAACGCGGCGACCGAAGGCCGAGCGAGTCGGCCGTCGACGGGGACGGCGCTGAAGACGCCGCTCGGCGGGCTCGTCCTCGACGTCAACGCGCGCATCGGCCAAGCCGTGAGCGCGGCCGACACGCTCTTCGTCGTCGGCGAGATCGACAAGGTTTGGCTCGTCGTCGACGTCTACGAGCGCGACCTCTCACGCGTGCACGTGGGCGACGAAGCGCGGGCGCGCGTCGTCGCGTACCCGGAGCGTGAGTTCCGCGGCACCGTCGACTACGTCGCAGGCACCGTCGACCCCGTGCGGCGCGCCGTCTCCGCACGCGTTGTGCTCGACAACCCTGATGGCCTCCTCCGGCCCGGCATGAGCGCGACGGCTCACGTCTTCGGCAGCGGCACGATCCAAGGCGGCGACGGAGGCGCGGCGCCGATGATGATCGTCGTCCCGAAGGAGGCCGTGCAGACCATCGACGGTCAGCCGTTTGTGTTCCTCGACAAGGGCGGCGGCAAGTTCGACCTGCGCCCTGTGGTCCGCGGCGGCGAGGTCGACGGCGACGTCGAAATCAAGAGGGGCCTCGCTGCCGACGAGAGCATCGCCATCGAAGGGACCTTCGTGCTCAAGAGCGAAGCCTTGCGCTCGCAAATGGGGGAAAACGATTGA
- a CDS encoding fatty acid desaturase: MSAGSGALSAEDGAQASPAANAFAGAPATTRDEAVSRRAMPPGYARLTAAILNDARDWPFLWVSLSRSVVIATAIALFALRSFPWWMAAVHLALVLGLADRFILMLHNTSHRPPCSRRFRALNHFIPWILGPFYGESPQSYFVHHVGMHHPENNMEADLSSTIRYQRDSVFAFLHYFFRFLFFGIFELAAYLHKRGRRALLRKLLVGELSYYAVVAALAAYSWQATLVVFVAPLLIVRFLMMAGNWGQHAFVDPVDPGNSYKNSLTCIDSRYNWRCFNDGYHIGHHLKATMHWSELPGELAKNRDDYAANGSLVLSGTDFFMVWAMLMTKQHNRIAAHHVHVGSGPKPTRSEVTALLHARLRPVQVRA; encoded by the coding sequence GTGAGCGCCGGTTCTGGTGCGCTCAGCGCCGAGGACGGCGCGCAAGCATCGCCCGCGGCGAACGCGTTCGCTGGCGCGCCGGCGACCACGCGCGACGAGGCCGTCTCACGTCGGGCCATGCCGCCAGGCTACGCCCGACTGACCGCGGCCATCCTGAACGACGCCCGCGACTGGCCCTTTCTCTGGGTTTCGCTCTCGCGAAGCGTCGTGATCGCCACGGCCATCGCGCTCTTCGCCCTGCGGAGCTTTCCGTGGTGGATGGCCGCGGTCCACTTGGCGCTCGTGCTCGGCCTCGCAGACCGGTTCATCCTGATGCTCCACAACACGAGCCATCGGCCGCCGTGCAGTCGTCGCTTCCGCGCGCTCAACCACTTCATCCCTTGGATCTTGGGCCCCTTCTACGGCGAGAGCCCGCAGAGCTATTTCGTTCACCACGTGGGCATGCACCACCCGGAGAACAACATGGAGGCGGATCTCAGCTCCACGATCCGCTACCAGCGCGACAGCGTCTTCGCGTTCCTGCACTACTTCTTTCGCTTCCTCTTCTTCGGAATCTTCGAGCTCGCGGCCTACCTTCACAAGCGGGGCCGGCGCGCGCTCTTGCGGAAGCTCCTCGTGGGCGAGCTCTCCTACTACGCGGTCGTCGCCGCCCTCGCCGCGTATAGCTGGCAGGCCACGCTCGTGGTCTTCGTCGCGCCCCTCCTCATCGTCCGGTTCTTGATGATGGCGGGCAACTGGGGCCAACACGCGTTCGTCGACCCGGTCGATCCGGGCAACTCTTACAAGAACAGCCTCACGTGCATCGACAGTCGCTACAACTGGCGCTGCTTCAACGACGGCTACCACATCGGCCACCACCTCAAGGCCACGATGCACTGGAGCGAACTGCCCGGTGAGCTCGCCAAAAATCGCGATGACTACGCGGCGAACGGCTCGCTGGTCCTGTCGGGCACGGACTTCTTCATGGTCTGGGCGATGCTCATGACCAAGCAACACAATCGCATCGCCGCGCACCACGTGCACGTCGGCAGCGGACCAAAACCGACGCGCTCCGAAGTGACCGCGCTCTTGCACGCGCGCCTCCGGCCGGTCCAAGTGAGGGCGTAG
- a CDS encoding efflux RND transporter permease subunit yields MPPEGPGREPEAARAPAKESAKESPLDRLLALSVRARGLVFLMSALFVLVAAFAASRVPIDAVPDVTNTQVQVITRAEALGPVDVETNVSFPIETVMAGTPGLAELRSISRPGISVVTMVFDDDVDIYFARQLVAERLPQARAAIPEAFGEPQLGPLSSGLGEVLHFEVKSDKVSLMDRRTLLDWSISPRLRMVDGVVEVNAFGGEGKTLELEVDAARLTAAKVGVREVAEAIDRNHSAVGGAYIVQGRENVTVRGEGRLRTPEDLENVVIETRPDRAPLFVRDVGRAHYAAKVRYGAATRDGRGETVVGVVLMRRGANSHDVVVRTKAALDELRKTLPEGVSIDVYYDRTELVERTIHTVGTNLAEAIALVIVILLVTLASFRAGAVVAIAIPFALLGVFVGMWAFGVSGNLLSLGAIDFGLVVDGAIIIVENAQRRLAERRTLLGRKLTDMERQDVVVGAAREVRSATLFGEAIIALVYVPILALASVEGRMFRPMALTVLFALGAAFVLSVTLVPALASLVLDRNARDRHSPLIRGAEKVYAPVLRGVLSWPRVTSALAAASFIAAVGLATTLGREFLPKLDEGTLVIPSIRLPSVSLEQSLVQTKQVETALLKIPEVTGVVCRTGRAEIAIDPMGINMTDVYVLLKPRSQWKSAATREEFIQVVDKALREQVPAIGLSYSQPIEMNTNDLLAGISSDLAVHIYGNDLAALKLAADDSVRILKDVPGAKDVRADQVAGLNVLTVEVDRAAIARHGLSVDAVLATVAAIGGIEVGTVVDGPQRYAIQVRLAPSARESPDAISRVPVRLPTGELLPLGQLTRVDLAPGPSEVNRERLQRRVTVQINVRGRDLASFAEEARARLDKELRLPSGYGVAWAGEYERLQHAMARLIVVVPVALALILVLLTATFGSLRPAMLIFASVPMAVTGGVVALALRDMPFSISAGVGFIALFGVAVLNGLVLVSSIERLRFGEATLVDAIVHGAESRLRAVLTTALVASVGFLPMALATGAGAEVQRPLATVVIGGIVSSTLLTLLLLPAAYALAYRKRQVAPTQTSC; encoded by the coding sequence GTGCCGCCGGAAGGACCCGGGCGCGAGCCTGAGGCGGCGCGGGCCCCCGCCAAGGAGTCCGCGAAGGAGTCGCCCCTCGACCGGCTGCTCGCGCTGTCGGTGCGAGCCCGCGGTCTCGTCTTCCTGATGTCGGCGCTCTTCGTCTTGGTCGCCGCCTTCGCGGCGTCGCGTGTGCCCATCGACGCGGTCCCCGACGTCACCAACACGCAGGTCCAGGTCATCACGCGCGCCGAGGCGCTCGGCCCCGTCGATGTAGAGACCAACGTCTCGTTCCCCATCGAGACCGTCATGGCGGGAACGCCGGGCCTCGCCGAGCTCCGGAGCATCTCCCGCCCCGGCATCTCCGTCGTGACGATGGTCTTCGACGACGACGTCGACATCTACTTTGCGCGGCAGCTCGTCGCCGAACGTCTCCCGCAAGCGAGAGCGGCAATCCCCGAGGCCTTCGGTGAGCCTCAACTGGGTCCCCTCTCGAGCGGTCTCGGCGAAGTGCTCCACTTCGAGGTCAAGAGCGACAAGGTCTCGCTCATGGACCGACGCACGCTGCTCGATTGGTCCATCTCTCCGCGCTTGCGCATGGTCGACGGCGTCGTGGAGGTCAACGCCTTCGGCGGCGAGGGCAAGACGCTCGAGCTGGAGGTCGACGCCGCGCGGCTTACCGCCGCCAAGGTTGGAGTCCGCGAGGTGGCCGAGGCCATCGATCGAAACCACTCGGCCGTCGGCGGCGCTTACATCGTGCAAGGCCGCGAGAACGTCACGGTGCGCGGCGAGGGGCGCCTCAGGACGCCCGAAGACCTGGAGAACGTCGTCATCGAGACGCGTCCCGACCGGGCGCCTCTCTTCGTCCGCGACGTCGGCAGAGCGCACTACGCGGCCAAGGTTCGCTACGGCGCCGCGACGCGGGACGGACGCGGCGAGACGGTCGTGGGCGTGGTGCTCATGCGCCGCGGAGCAAACTCACACGACGTCGTCGTTCGCACGAAGGCGGCCTTGGATGAGCTGCGAAAGACGCTGCCGGAGGGCGTCTCCATCGACGTCTACTACGACCGCACCGAGCTCGTGGAGCGGACCATCCACACGGTAGGTACGAACCTCGCCGAAGCCATCGCGCTCGTCATCGTGATCTTGCTCGTCACCCTCGCGAGCTTCCGTGCCGGCGCCGTCGTGGCCATCGCCATCCCCTTCGCGCTGCTCGGCGTCTTCGTCGGCATGTGGGCCTTCGGCGTCTCCGGCAACCTCTTGTCGCTCGGCGCCATCGACTTCGGACTCGTGGTCGACGGCGCCATCATCATCGTCGAAAACGCGCAGCGTCGCCTCGCAGAGCGACGGACGCTCCTGGGTCGCAAGCTCACCGACATGGAGCGGCAGGACGTCGTCGTCGGCGCGGCCCGCGAGGTGCGGAGCGCGACGCTCTTCGGCGAAGCCATCATCGCGCTCGTCTACGTTCCCATCTTGGCGCTCGCGAGCGTCGAGGGACGCATGTTCCGTCCCATGGCGCTCACGGTCCTCTTCGCGCTCGGCGCTGCCTTCGTGCTCTCGGTGACGCTCGTACCCGCGCTCGCGTCGTTGGTGCTGGACCGGAACGCGCGGGACCGGCACAGCCCGCTCATCCGTGGCGCCGAGAAGGTCTACGCGCCGGTGCTCCGCGGCGTCCTCTCGTGGCCCCGCGTGACGAGCGCGCTGGCGGCCGCGTCGTTCATCGCCGCCGTGGGGCTGGCGACGACCTTGGGGCGAGAGTTTCTGCCGAAGCTCGACGAAGGCACGCTCGTCATTCCGTCGATTCGTTTGCCGTCGGTCTCCCTCGAACAGTCGCTCGTGCAGACCAAGCAGGTCGAGACGGCGCTCCTCAAGATCCCCGAGGTCACCGGCGTCGTCTGCCGCACCGGACGCGCCGAGATTGCCATCGACCCGATGGGCATCAACATGACCGACGTCTACGTGCTCCTGAAGCCCCGCAGCCAGTGGAAGAGCGCCGCCACGCGCGAGGAGTTCATCCAGGTCGTCGACAAAGCGCTTCGCGAACAGGTGCCGGCCATCGGGCTCTCGTACTCGCAGCCCATCGAGATGAACACGAACGATTTGCTCGCGGGCATTTCCTCGGATCTCGCCGTGCACATCTACGGCAACGACCTGGCGGCGCTCAAGCTCGCGGCCGACGACTCGGTGCGCATCCTCAAGGACGTGCCCGGCGCCAAGGACGTTCGCGCGGACCAGGTCGCGGGCCTCAACGTCTTGACGGTGGAGGTCGACCGCGCGGCCATCGCGCGGCACGGCCTGTCGGTCGACGCGGTCTTGGCGACGGTCGCGGCCATTGGCGGCATCGAGGTCGGCACTGTGGTCGACGGCCCGCAGCGCTACGCGATTCAGGTGCGCCTCGCGCCTTCGGCGCGCGAATCGCCCGACGCCATCTCGCGTGTTCCGGTGCGCCTCCCCACGGGCGAGCTCCTCCCGCTCGGGCAGTTGACGCGCGTCGACCTCGCGCCGGGACCGTCCGAGGTGAACCGCGAACGGCTCCAACGTCGCGTGACGGTCCAAATCAACGTGCGCGGTCGTGACTTGGCGTCGTTCGCGGAGGAGGCCCGCGCGCGGCTCGACAAGGAGCTCCGCTTGCCGTCGGGCTACGGCGTGGCCTGGGCCGGCGAATACGAGCGCCTCCAGCACGCGATGGCGCGACTCATCGTCGTCGTGCCCGTCGCCCTCGCGCTCATCCTCGTCCTCCTCACGGCGACCTTCGGTTCGCTGAGACCGGCGATGTTGATCTTCGCGAGCGTCCCCATGGCCGTCACCGGTGGCGTCGTGGCGCTCGCGCTCCGCGACATGCCCTTCAGCATCTCCGCCGGCGTAGGGTTCATCGCCCTCTTCGGCGTCGCGGTGCTAAACGGACTGGTCCTCGTCTCCAGCATCGAGCGGCTTCGCTTCGGTGAGGCGACTCTGGTCGATGCCATCGTGCACGGAGCCGAGAGCCGGCTCCGGGCCGTCCTGACGACGGCGCTCGTCGCCTCCGTAGGGTTCTTGCCGATGGCGCTGGCCACGGGCGCCGGCGCCGAAGTTCAAAGGCCGCTCGCCACGGTGGTCATCGGCGGCATCGTGAGCTCGACCCTGCTGACGCTCCTCCTCTTGCCCGCGGCCTACGCGCTCGCGTACCGCAAGCGGCAGGTCGCCCCGACCCAGACCTCGTGCTAA
- a CDS encoding choice-of-anchor D domain-containing protein, whose protein sequence is MAVAAPSNRWILACTVALLLAASAPACVPSESPPAAQPVEAGLALPGVSEAGGASGAGILSLVEKSFDFGPVDCGAAAPPKTFTVKNVGQSKVTYNATVKSGPFSLEGDVAGSADPGDERTVTLKANTVPAGATPGLAVTGVVAVTSDVPGAPELSLPITLTPRGAVVTVQPAPADFGQVKVGATAPVLPIVLANTGNAPVTVSLAPGALGDFSLVGADAPIVLAGGASQTLDGNFAPKASGAVTKAVALSAQGAICGAPPAAVELKGEGTYAPVTVTGTLNLAPPIAVRRPRPRRSRLRTTTLSRSPSRRRYRSGASTRLRQRTGPLRRTVRSRSLCRRPP, encoded by the coding sequence ATGGCCGTCGCCGCCCCCTCGAATCGCTGGATCTTAGCCTGCACCGTGGCCCTGCTGCTCGCGGCGTCCGCGCCCGCCTGCGTGCCGAGCGAGAGCCCCCCGGCGGCTCAGCCGGTCGAGGCTGGCCTCGCCCTCCCGGGCGTCTCCGAGGCGGGCGGCGCTTCCGGCGCTGGCATCCTCAGCCTCGTTGAGAAGAGCTTCGACTTCGGCCCCGTCGACTGCGGCGCCGCCGCACCGCCGAAGACCTTCACCGTGAAGAACGTCGGCCAATCCAAGGTCACCTACAACGCAACCGTGAAGAGCGGCCCGTTCTCCCTCGAGGGCGACGTCGCCGGTAGCGCCGACCCCGGCGATGAGCGCACCGTGACCCTCAAGGCCAACACGGTCCCGGCCGGGGCTACGCCGGGGCTCGCGGTCACGGGCGTCGTCGCCGTCACCAGCGATGTGCCCGGCGCACCGGAGCTATCCCTGCCAATCACGCTCACGCCGCGCGGCGCCGTCGTTACCGTTCAGCCGGCGCCGGCCGACTTCGGCCAGGTGAAGGTTGGCGCGACCGCGCCGGTATTGCCCATCGTCCTTGCGAACACCGGGAACGCGCCGGTCACCGTAAGCCTCGCCCCGGGCGCGCTCGGCGACTTCTCCCTCGTCGGCGCTGACGCACCGATCGTCCTTGCCGGTGGCGCGTCGCAGACGCTCGACGGCAACTTCGCGCCGAAGGCGAGCGGCGCCGTGACGAAGGCCGTCGCGCTCTCGGCGCAAGGGGCCATTTGTGGCGCACCGCCCGCGGCCGTCGAGCTCAAAGGGGAGGGGACCTACGCGCCGGTGACCGTCACGGGCACGTTGAATTTGGCACCACCGATTGCGGTACGCAGGCCACGGCCAAGACGGTCACGATTAAGAACGACAACGCTTTCGCGATCACCTTCGCGGCGACGCTACCGGTCGGGAGCATCTACTCGGTTACGCCAAAGAACGGGTCCGTTGCGGCGAACGGTGAGGTCGCGCTCACTGTGTCGTCGCCCACCATGA
- a CDS encoding SUMF1/EgtB/PvdO family nonheme iron enzyme, translating to MTPFAGKALALAFASSVVLLAAGLQASPTGRGQRMASLEAAAASPPTRCPRHMAMVVSDGRAFCIDRYEAAVVEITEKGKLAAHSPYEPVTGKKVKAVSAPGLVPQGYISGLEAKAACENAGKRLCAPEEWDAACRGRTKTTYPYGETEIPGRCNAERRKAHPVVELFQAADDPFHDFTKMNDPRINQLPKTLSKTGAHASCKSSYGVFDMVGNLHEWTNDPKGQFRGGYYMDTHKNGDGCGYRTVAHDVSYHDYSTGFRCCK from the coding sequence ATGACGCCCTTCGCCGGAAAGGCCCTAGCCCTCGCCTTCGCGAGCAGCGTTGTGCTGCTCGCGGCGGGTCTTCAGGCTTCGCCCACCGGGCGAGGCCAGCGCATGGCGTCGCTGGAGGCCGCCGCGGCCTCACCGCCGACGCGCTGCCCCCGGCACATGGCCATGGTGGTTTCCGATGGGCGTGCATTCTGCATCGATCGCTACGAGGCGGCGGTGGTGGAGATCACCGAGAAGGGCAAGCTCGCCGCGCACTCGCCCTACGAGCCCGTCACCGGCAAGAAGGTGAAGGCCGTCTCCGCGCCGGGCCTCGTGCCGCAGGGGTACATCTCGGGCCTCGAAGCGAAGGCCGCCTGCGAAAACGCGGGCAAGCGTCTCTGCGCCCCCGAGGAATGGGACGCGGCGTGCCGCGGCCGCACGAAGACGACCTACCCCTACGGCGAAACCGAGATCCCGGGCCGCTGCAACGCCGAGCGGCGCAAGGCGCACCCGGTGGTGGAGCTGTTCCAAGCCGCCGACGATCCGTTCCACGACTTCACCAAGATGAACGATCCGCGCATCAACCAGCTGCCCAAGACCTTGAGCAAGACCGGCGCCCATGCTTCGTGCAAGTCGAGCTACGGCGTCTTCGACATGGTGGGCAACCTCCACGAGTGGACGAACGACCCCAAGGGACAGTTTCGCGGCGGCTACTACATGGACACGCACAAGAACGGCGACGGGTGCGGCTACCGCACCGTGGCCCACGACGTCTCGTACCACGACTACTCGACCGGCTTTCGCTGCTGCAAGTAG